A single genomic interval of Pseudomonas sp. FeN3W harbors:
- a CDS encoding integrase, producing MTQIIQFIPKHEISANQNLDDFINFAHNELTLWSDLRGFTWTADRWQTTHTGIRFINFENKDLPPKSRSQPIHLMHPSFIEFAKAFLRYKHTLHPTKGISRDIAALRLIEFSLRQNMATPDITKFDQRHWEIIVCTLESSTIRQSLCNIVLSILKSLSDLFIIQVDPRFWRHPYLGARSYDYLNGSQAPAEVKAQKAPDQDALLAIAEVFSRGAYEVQIDNDVMVTCITALLLSAPMRIGETLRFRIDCLRDDHDKNGEIQYYLVYWVPKTKEFARKPIPKTLINITTDAINRLVKITDEGRSLARYMETNPSRFYRHANCPNVQDNEPLSVKQVMQALGFTDRTCCQSLIHRLTGSWSLSGFTLDSLWKLILIEHKATNPYFPYQEPHQGSTNPPLKMSESLLCLRRNQLRLRSTASPVLLAPFDPSFYGKRLDTGNAAAESINFFAYHGYKAFKLKSHSIRHLINRLARSSGISLDLITEWSSRATSRQTRTYLNDDPLTFVAKGADILGTVQKNEPLQPVTEEHAEKYGHGPFHRSRYGICRRSWRAGPCNKFADCLNCSELLMCKGDRLATDTIQHDLDSLRQTYDAAQQAISDGERSASRWTLVTAAQIKQITNLLSILNDISIPDGSPIEIEGRDFSHEQTIVSEKAEAAAIRLPDKQMLGITYGDDLLACLELLRSTDNA from the coding sequence ATGACCCAGATTATCCAATTTATTCCAAAGCACGAAATATCAGCCAATCAGAACCTAGACGACTTCATCAATTTTGCTCATAACGAATTAACGCTTTGGTCCGACCTGCGCGGCTTTACTTGGACAGCTGATAGGTGGCAAACAACGCACACGGGCATCCGTTTTATAAACTTTGAAAATAAAGACCTACCACCCAAGTCCCGAAGCCAGCCAATCCATTTGATGCATCCATCCTTTATCGAATTCGCCAAGGCATTTCTCCGATACAAACACACCCTGCACCCAACCAAGGGAATAAGCAGAGACATCGCTGCATTACGACTGATCGAATTTTCGTTGCGCCAAAACATGGCAACACCCGACATCACTAAATTTGACCAGCGGCATTGGGAAATAATCGTCTGCACTTTGGAGTCAAGCACTATACGGCAATCGCTCTGCAACATAGTGCTTTCCATTCTAAAATCGTTATCAGATCTCTTCATAATACAGGTCGACCCGCGTTTTTGGAGGCACCCTTACCTAGGTGCGCGCAGTTACGATTACTTAAATGGTTCTCAAGCACCTGCTGAAGTAAAGGCTCAGAAAGCTCCTGATCAGGATGCGCTACTTGCGATTGCAGAGGTATTCTCACGTGGCGCCTATGAAGTGCAGATTGATAATGACGTTATGGTCACTTGCATTACCGCTTTACTACTAAGTGCACCCATGCGTATAGGTGAGACCCTGCGCTTTCGCATTGATTGCTTGCGAGACGATCACGACAAAAACGGGGAGATTCAATACTATTTAGTCTACTGGGTCCCAAAGACCAAAGAGTTTGCACGCAAACCAATTCCGAAAACACTAATAAATATCACTACAGACGCAATAAATCGGCTAGTAAAAATCACTGACGAAGGCCGCTCCTTGGCCCGTTACATGGAAACCAACCCATCGAGATTCTACCGCCACGCCAATTGCCCTAATGTTCAAGACAACGAGCCACTCTCGGTAAAGCAAGTAATGCAGGCTCTAGGTTTTACCGATCGAACCTGCTGCCAATCCCTTATCCATAGACTAACCGGTAGTTGGTCATTGTCCGGATTTACTCTAGACTCGCTTTGGAAACTTATACTAATAGAGCACAAAGCCACCAACCCATATTTCCCCTACCAGGAGCCACACCAGGGATCTACCAATCCTCCATTGAAAATGTCTGAGTCACTGCTATGCCTTCGTCGCAACCAATTGCGCTTGCGGAGCACTGCAAGTCCCGTTCTGTTAGCGCCATTTGATCCTAGTTTTTATGGGAAGCGCCTGGACACTGGAAACGCCGCGGCCGAGTCCATTAACTTTTTCGCCTATCACGGATACAAGGCATTTAAGTTAAAGTCACACAGCATTCGCCACCTAATTAATAGACTCGCTCGCAGCAGCGGCATTTCATTGGATCTGATCACGGAGTGGAGCAGTCGCGCCACCAGTCGGCAGACGCGCACATATTTGAATGATGACCCGCTCACGTTCGTCGCCAAAGGAGCAGACATACTAGGTACGGTCCAGAAAAATGAGCCACTTCAACCGGTTACTGAAGAACATGCAGAAAAATATGGCCATGGTCCATTCCATCGCAGCCGCTACGGTATTTGTCGTCGTAGCTGGCGAGCTGGCCCTTGCAACAAATTCGCAGACTGTCTTAATTGCTCTGAGCTATTGATGTGTAAAGGAGATAGGCTGGCCACTGATACGATTCAACATGATCTAGATAGCCTTAGACAGACGTACGATGCCGCACAGCAGGCGATATCAGATGGAGAAAGGTCGGCGTCGCGCTGGACGCTTGTTACGGCCGCACAAATTAAGCAAATCACTAATTTGCTTTCAATTTTGAATGATATATCGATCCCGGATGGGAGTCCCATCGAAATAGAGGGCAGGGACTTCAGCCATGAACAGACAATTGTTTCCGAAAAAGCCGAAGCAGCCGCGATCAGGCTGCCTGACAAACAAATGCTTGGAATAACTTATGGCGATGACCTTCTAGCTTGCCTAGAACTTCTCCGGAGCACCGACAATGCCTAA
- a CDS encoding site-specific integrase, giving the protein MLRILYETGMRVGELLGLKLKNFSNATGEDSATLEITRNHHDEFDSRLNQPVAKTLGRTLPISESLEAQLDEYCNNWRAEVEGVGFSDEDFIFVIHRAGRTLGQALPKSSFDSGLSNLKKSFPALTPIHPHLLRHDWNYRFSMKVDAIGMSFEEERQLREYLMGWAPGSAMSNRYNYRHVQEKSLEVGLSIASDSARGLQ; this is encoded by the coding sequence ATGCTCCGTATTCTCTACGAAACTGGCATGCGCGTCGGCGAGCTACTAGGCCTCAAGCTAAAAAACTTTAGCAATGCAACTGGCGAGGATAGTGCCACCTTAGAGATCACCCGCAATCACCATGATGAATTCGATTCAAGACTGAACCAGCCAGTTGCTAAAACACTCGGCCGTACGCTTCCAATATCGGAAAGCCTCGAGGCACAACTTGATGAATACTGCAACAACTGGCGAGCTGAAGTCGAAGGTGTCGGTTTCTCTGACGAAGACTTCATTTTTGTAATCCATCGAGCCGGGCGAACCCTAGGCCAAGCACTCCCTAAAAGTTCTTTCGACTCCGGACTTTCTAACCTCAAAAAATCCTTTCCGGCACTAACACCGATTCACCCGCACCTTTTACGCCACGATTGGAACTATCGATTCTCAATGAAAGTAGATGCGATCGGCATGTCATTTGAAGAAGAACGACAATTAAGAGAGTATTTAATGGGCTGGGCCCCCGGCTCAGCCATGTCAAACCGCTACAACTATCGACATGTGCAAGAAAAATCGCTCGAAGTCGGCTTATCCATTGCATCTGACTCAGCGAGGGGCCTACAGTGA